One bacterium genomic region harbors:
- a CDS encoding hydantoinase B/oxoprolinase family protein: MKTPEMDPILLEVLRAQMQGVVEEMGEMMTRCGHTVFVKETQDFVVALVTLEGEVAFCSERVGLWVAIGQNYKAVIDAGGPYAEGDVWITNDPHESRGLVAHLPDIFGWRPIYHGGELVCFACAFLHFTDVGGMAPGSVAPRAVDLFQEGTIIPVTKLVQKGEIREEILRFFLRNTRTPERCRGDLLALLGTLRRAEERLHHLAEKFGSDTIQQGLYKVLSYAEEQSRAIIREIPDGDHVFWDYIEGDFAPGGRPIRMRLNLQVRGDELTLDFTGTDPQVSAAFNIPTYGDDSHYLLVLGVVNFFRTVKTDLVYNSGLVRPVKARNPVGTLLNPEPNAPCGARQATFFRLADVVLGALCQALPDRLPAAGCGQGSIMLVSTPEVATGTRVVSIVQPLVGGSGARPAEDGTEGVDFTTGFYRNIPSEVLESETPVVVEEYALRPDSGGAGRRRGGSGLKYAMRVLSPGSIVTSRALERFYFQPWGREGGAPGANGRARLKLPNAPLQEIKKIDVLELPANAVLFVETAGGGGFGPPWERPAEDVLRDVEDGFVSPQVAEDVYGVILSGGSVDAAATGKRRAGMLAQSNGFGRFSFGEARERYESVWPDALQLAVNGATEGLPATIREHVRLEMLRRIEENDELRKGADLAALRALSAEILESLKPSGESIA; encoded by the coding sequence ATGAAAACGCCGGAGATGGATCCCATCCTTCTCGAAGTGCTCCGGGCCCAGATGCAGGGGGTCGTCGAGGAAATGGGCGAGATGATGACCCGCTGCGGCCACACAGTCTTCGTCAAGGAGACGCAGGATTTTGTCGTCGCGCTGGTCACCCTGGAGGGGGAAGTCGCCTTCTGCTCCGAGCGGGTCGGCCTCTGGGTCGCCATCGGCCAGAACTACAAGGCGGTGATCGATGCGGGCGGCCCCTATGCGGAGGGGGATGTCTGGATCACCAACGATCCGCACGAGAGCCGGGGGCTGGTCGCCCATCTGCCGGATATCTTCGGGTGGCGGCCCATCTACCACGGCGGCGAGCTGGTCTGCTTCGCGTGCGCGTTTCTCCATTTCACCGACGTGGGCGGGATGGCGCCGGGCTCGGTGGCGCCCCGCGCGGTGGATCTGTTCCAGGAAGGCACGATCATCCCCGTCACCAAGCTTGTCCAGAAGGGGGAAATCCGCGAGGAGATTCTGCGTTTTTTCCTGCGCAACACCCGGACCCCGGAGCGTTGCCGCGGCGATCTGCTTGCCCTGCTGGGAACCTTGCGGCGGGCGGAGGAGCGGCTTCATCATCTGGCCGAGAAATTCGGCTCCGATACCATCCAGCAGGGGCTCTACAAGGTCCTCTCCTACGCCGAGGAACAATCCCGCGCCATCATCCGGGAGATCCCGGACGGGGATCATGTCTTCTGGGACTACATCGAGGGGGATTTCGCGCCCGGCGGAAGGCCGATCCGCATGCGGCTCAATCTTCAGGTGCGCGGCGATGAACTCACGCTCGATTTTACCGGGACGGACCCGCAGGTCTCGGCCGCCTTCAACATCCCGACCTACGGGGATGACAGCCATTATTTGCTCGTTCTGGGTGTGGTGAACTTTTTCCGGACGGTGAAAACCGATCTGGTATACAACTCGGGGCTCGTCCGCCCGGTCAAGGCCCGGAACCCGGTCGGCACGCTCTTGAATCCCGAACCGAACGCCCCCTGCGGGGCGAGACAGGCCACCTTTTTCCGGCTGGCCGACGTGGTGCTCGGCGCCCTTTGCCAGGCGCTGCCGGATCGGCTCCCCGCTGCCGGATGCGGGCAGGGCTCGATCATGCTGGTTTCGACGCCGGAGGTCGCCACCGGCACGCGGGTGGTGAGCATCGTTCAGCCCCTGGTGGGCGGCTCGGGAGCCCGCCCGGCCGAGGATGGCACCGAGGGGGTGGACTTTACCACGGGCTTTTACCGCAACATCCCGAGCGAGGTGCTCGAGTCGGAGACCCCGGTCGTGGTCGAGGAGTATGCCCTGCGCCCCGATTCGGGCGGGGCCGGCCGGCGGCGCGGCGGCTCGGGCCTGAAGTATGCCATGCGTGTACTCTCGCCCGGCTCTATCGTGACCTCTCGCGCACTCGAGCGTTTTTATTTCCAGCCGTGGGGGCGGGAGGGCGGCGCGCCCGGCGCCAACGGAAGGGCGCGGCTCAAGCTGCCGAATGCTCCGCTTCAGGAGATCAAGAAGATTGATGTCCTGGAGCTTCCCGCGAACGCCGTCCTCTTTGTGGAGACGGCCGGCGGCGGCGGGTTCGGCCCGCCCTGGGAGCGTCCCGCGGAAGATGTGCTCCGCGATGTGGAGGATGGGTTCGTCTCTCCTCAGGTGGCGGAGGACGTATACGGAGTGATTCTGAGTGGCGGGTCGGTGGATGCGGCGGCGACCGGAAAGCGGCGCGCCGGGATGCTGGCCCAGTCGAACGGTTTTGGGCGGTTTTCATTCGGCGAGGCAAGGGAGCGCTACGAGTCGGTCTGGCCGGATGCGCTTCAGCTGGCCGTCAACGGGGCGACTGAGGGCCTTCCGGCCACCATTCGCGAGCATGTCCGGCTGGAGATGCTGCGCCGCATCGAGGAGAATGATGAGCTGAGAAAAGGCGCGGACCTGGCTGCGTTGCGCGCGCTTTCGGCCGAAATCCTGGAAAGCCTGAAGCCCTCCGGCGAAAGTATCGCCTAG
- a CDS encoding NAD(P)-dependent oxidoreductase, producing MKKTEEVGIIGLGRMGGPVAQRFMKANIPIAVWETVPEIRKAHEKKKNVRIATPGEMARACRIIFFVVPSSAEIADCLKGNDGILQSARKGLVLYDLTSSDPAETKKLARRAEKKGIAYVDAGMSGGPSGILAGKLTLMMGGDEKVIRKTRKYLNPFVDKTFHLGPTGAGHTMKLVHNMVLHSIFLATCQGAQLIERMGMRVEDMIDVFNVSTAYSYASRFRFPENILSGKWNAKARIYNLHKDVGLAVKLGKKHGADVSLGELTFDFIQKAVARGMIEDDLSLLYRDFEEIRNVRLAKAKTRAAAKGKR from the coding sequence ATGAAAAAAACGGAGGAAGTCGGAATCATCGGCCTCGGCCGGATGGGCGGTCCTGTCGCCCAGCGCTTCATGAAAGCCAATATCCCGATCGCCGTCTGGGAGACGGTGCCGGAGATCCGGAAAGCCCACGAAAAAAAGAAAAATGTGCGGATCGCCACCCCCGGCGAAATGGCCAGGGCGTGCCGCATTATTTTTTTCGTCGTGCCCTCCTCCGCCGAGATCGCCGACTGCCTCAAGGGGAACGACGGCATCCTGCAGAGCGCACGCAAGGGATTGGTACTCTACGATCTGACTTCCTCCGATCCGGCCGAGACCAAGAAGCTGGCCCGCCGGGCGGAAAAAAAAGGCATCGCCTACGTGGACGCCGGGATGAGCGGCGGCCCCTCCGGCATCCTGGCCGGCAAACTGACCCTGATGATGGGCGGAGATGAGAAAGTCATCCGCAAAACGCGCAAATACCTCAACCCCTTCGTGGACAAGACCTTCCATCTCGGCCCCACCGGCGCGGGACACACTATGAAGCTGGTGCACAACATGGTACTTCATTCCATTTTCCTTGCGACCTGCCAGGGGGCGCAGCTCATCGAACGGATGGGGATGCGGGTCGAGGACATGATTGATGTCTTCAACGTCTCGACCGCTTACAGCTACGCGAGCCGTTTCCGATTTCCGGAGAACATTCTCTCCGGCAAGTGGAACGCCAAGGCACGCATCTACAACCTGCACAAGGACGTGGGCCTCGCCGTGAAGCTGGGCAAAAAGCACGGGGCGGATGTTAGCCTCGGCGAGCTGACCTTCGACTTCATCCAGAAAGCAGTGGCGCGGGGGATGATTGAAGACGATCTTTCTCTTCTCTACCGGGATTTTGAAGAAATCCGGAATGTGAGATTGGCGAAAGCAAAGACGCGCGCTGCCGCAAAGGGAAAGAGATGA